One genomic segment of Hypomesus transpacificus isolate Combined female chromosome 5, fHypTra1, whole genome shotgun sequence includes these proteins:
- the LOC124468097 gene encoding heat shock 70 kDa protein 4-like: protein MSVVGFDVGFQSCYVAVARAGGIETVANEYSDRSTPACVSFGPRNRSIGAAAKSQVVSNCTNTVQGFKRFHGRAYTDPYIQSSKPSVVYDLAQMPSGTTGIKVRYMEEEKVFSIEQVTGMLLTKLKETAESALKKPVADCVISVPSFFTDAERRSVIDAAQIAGLNCLRLMNETTAVTLAYGIYKQDLPAPEEKPRTVVFVDVGHSAYQVSVCAFNKGKLKILATAFDSELGGKAFDEFLVNHFCEEFAKKYKLDVKTKPKALVRLYQECEKLKKLMSANCSDLPLNIECFMNDIDVSAKLNRGQFEEMCAGLLARVEAPLRSVMEQTKLKKEDIYAVEIVGGASRIPAIKERVSKFFGKELSTTLNADEAVARGCALQCAILSPAFKVREFSITDVTPYPISLKWNSAAEEGLSDCEVFPKNHAAPFSKVLTFYRREPFSLDAYYNTPKELPYPDPTIGQFMIQNVVPQASGESSKVKVKVRINVHGVFSVSSASLVEVLKPAEGEEPMETEPAAKEEESKMQVDPDQQKAQGDNQKENGDKKSETEDMETTTEDAKQEKKTDQPPQAKKPKVKTKIVELPIDNSLHWQLANDTLNLFVESEGKMIMQDKLEKERNDAKNNVEEYVYEMRGKLHGALEKFVGEADRDTFSLKLEDTENWLYEDGEDQQKQVYIDKLAELKNLGQPIQDRYMEAEERPKAFDHLGKQIQQYMKVVEAYKTKEELYDHLDEADVDKVDKLASDAMIWMNSKMNQQSKQNLTLEPAVKVTEIQAKIKELFSACNPVVSKPKPKVEPPKEEKGEQNGPVNGQEDPDAQPGSPEKTPGAADTAHPETAEKKLPEMDID, encoded by the exons ATGTCAGTGGTGGGATTTGATGTGGGCTTTCAGAGCTGCTATGTTGCTGTAGCCCGAGCTGGAGGAATTGAGACGGTAGCCAACGAGTACAGCGACCGATCCACACC AGCATGTGTGTCATTTGGACCGCGAAATCGGTCAATAGGAGCAGCAGCCAAAAGCCAG GTTGTATCCAACTGTACAAACACAGTTCAGGGCTTCAAACGATTCCATGGCAGGGCGTACACCGATCCGTACATCCAGTCATCCAAGCCCAGCGTGGTTTATGACCTCGCCCAGATGCCCTCTGGGACAACTGGTATTAAG GTGAGgtacatggaggaggagaaggtcttCAGCATTGAACAGGTGACTGGCATGCTGCTGACCAAACTGAAGGAGACTGCTGAGAGCGCCCTGAAGAAACCTGTCGCTGACTGTGTCATATCT GTGCCCAGCTTCTTCACTGATGCAGAGCGCAGATCTGTCATAGACGCAGCTCAAATCGCTGGGCTCAACTGCCTACGACTTATGAACGAGACCACTGCGG TTACACTGGCATATGGGATCTATAAACAGGACCTCCCTGCCCCTGAGGAGAAGCCCAGGACCGTGGTGTTTGTCGATGTGGGCCACTCTGCCTATCAGGTCTCAGTCTGTGCCTTCAACAAAGGAAAGCTGAAG ATTCTGGCCACTGCTTTTGACTCTGAGTTGGGAGGCAAGGCCTTTGACGAGTTCCTCGTGAACCATTTCTGCGAGGAGTTTGCAAAGAAATACAAGTTGGACGTGAAGACCAAGCCTAAAGCTCTGGTCCGCCTCTACCAGGAGTGTGAGAAGCTCAAGAAGCTGATGAGTGCCAACTGTTCTGATCTGCCCCTCAACATCGAGTGCTTCATGAACGACATTGATGTCTCCGCAAAACTCAACAG GGGCCAGTTTGAGGAGATGTGTGCAGGGCTGCTGGCCAGAGTGGAGGCTCCCCTCCGCAGTGTCATGGAGCAAACGA aGCTGAAGAAGGAAGACATCTATGCGGTAGAGATAGTTGGCGGAGCCTCCAGGATTCCGGCCATCAAAGAGAGGGTCAGCAAATTCTTTGGGAAGGAGCTCAGCACGACTCTAAACGCAGACGAGGCGGTCGCAAGAGGATGCGCTCTGCAG TGTGCCATCCTGTCCCCGGCCTTCAAAGTGCGCGAGTTCTCCATCACGGACGTGACCCCCTACCCCATCTCCCTGAAGTGGAACTCAGCCGCAGAGGAGGGACTGAG TGATTGTGAGGTGTTCCCAAAGAACCATGCAGCACCCTTCTCCAAAGTGTTGACCTTCTACCGGAGGGAGCCTTTCTCCCTGGATGCATACTACAACACCCCCAAAGAGCTGCCCTACCCGGACCCCACAATAG ggCAATTTATGATCCAGAACGTGGTTCCTCAAGCCTCTGGCGAGAGTTCCAAGGTCAAGGTGAAAGTTCGGATTAACGTCCATGGGGTGTTCAGCGTGTCCAGCGCCTCCCTGGTGGAGGTCCTCAAGCCTgccgagggggaggagcctatgGAGACGGAGCCAGCtgccaaggaggaggag AGTAAGATGCAGGTTGACCCTGATCAACAGAAAGCCCAGGGTGACAACCAGAAAGAAAATGGAGACAAGAAGTCTGAGACTGAAGACATGGAG ACGACCACAGAGGACGCCAAacaggagaagaagacagaCCAGCCTCCACAGGCCAAGAAGCCCAAAGTGAAAACAAAGATTGTCGAGCTGCCAATCGACAACAGCCTGCACTGGCAGCTAGCCAACGACACACTCAATCTGTTTGTAGAGAGTGAG GGCAAGATGATCATGCAGGacaagctggagaaggagaggaacgaCGCCAAGAACAACGTGGAGGAGTACGTGTACGAGATGAGGGGCAAGCTTCACGGAGCGCTGGAGAAGTTTGTCGGAGAGGCG GACCGAGACACGTTTTCTCTAAAGCTGGAGGACACAGAGAACTGGCTGTATGAAGACGGCGAGGACCAACAGAAACAAGTTTACATCGACAAACTGGCCGAGCTCAAG AATCTGGGCCAGCCCATCcaggacaggtacatggaggccgaggagagaccaaAAGCGTTTGACCATTTGGGCAAACAGATCCAGCAGTACATGAAAGTTGTCGAGGCATACAAGACAaag GAGGAACTATACGATCATCTAGATGAGGCCGATGTGGACAAGGTGGACAAGCTGGCTAGTGATGCCATGATCTGGATGAACAGCAAAATGAACCAGCAGAGCAAACAGAACCTGACCCTGGAACCTGCAGTGAAAGTCACAGAGATCCAGGCCAAGATCAAG GAGCTCTTCTCCGCCTGCAACCCCGTGGTCTCCAAACCCAAACCTAAAGTGGAGCCGCccaaggaggagaagggggagcagAACGGCCCGGTGAACGGACAGGAAGACCCGGACGCCCAGCCGGGCAGCCCGGAGAAGACCCCCGGGGCGGCAGACACGGCCCACCCAGAGACTGCTGAGAAGAAGCTGCCCGAGATGGACATTGACTAA
- the LOC124468117 gene encoding uncharacterized protein LOC124468117 isoform X1, translating to MPVRRALVDCAVLSLQDTCVYYPSCEGCFSRINIHPTDTARCLKCGHSYPKEQVNYRYRLSLSVVKNTHIFGVTVFGSCLNPFFGIPASGLQRLVEGSEEQHGGHSQATLLIKAVKDCFVGRHFIFGIKVADGDRLFSPHSSHRPSLLGSNKEASHFIASQITLPCAAAPGCSVVSYYRSLVQHAGVNFDPCATFRPPPSSLLLLPSTPCSFNTTLPSCLCSPSQCRNNSLTPTPPWQQSLGVVTSSAEQDEGCSFEEDGGELTGRQRHAQRQEPSVWLDSVGEKEHSEDRVSPPTSTCCPDEIPWDGNCFWNVLPSYTASPESPVHRSSVHTTTTHAQPAPPVHVHSGNQPMSNMVRECLDRVEHVEENSRSLSDSVAWEDMPFSESLGEFVCEAAGQLDRFREKEPNVMTVNGERKIISSHGSDAKKSLIDSHDNTPSSATSCDGALLDITNTALVIKNPNVSHSSWQAFRGLDPTERVFPVRAVNPELTGECGRDSEQQLGSHDEYNCSADLFHCSQTGTDAIMSKTNSDPKGGPDTLDLDGSVDSALYTSECLHSPDFIPFSQSTPMGKRTASVEVPFYRGSSRTHAARTHIHNRQESKTDSGRHTPKAHTRTPWKVEPRQFVLAQQCLRVHKTTPGGGAPKRRTKSGGVCDSSLSTFDIDTELPPTCKVRRSVRLRHKSNSSCERALQDRATAHQQYSRGNPNGSSFLNMAPKVKKEAVPAKTEAKSKALKAKKAVLKGVHSQRKKKMRTSPTFRRPKTLRLRRQPKYPRKSAPRRNKLDHYAIIKFPLTTESAMKKIEDNNTLVFIVDVKANKHQIKHAVKKLYDIDVAKVNTLIRPDGEKKAYVRLAPDYDALDVANKIGII from the exons ATGCCAGTCAGGAGGGCTCTGGTAGATTGTGCAGTACTATCCCTACAAGATACATGCGTTTACTATCCATCTTGCGAAGGCTGTTTCTCTAGGATAAACATACATCCGACTGACACTGCAAG ATGCTTAAAATGTGGACACAGCTACCCGAAAGAGCAAGTTAACTACAGGTATCGACTTTCCCTGAGTGTGGTCAAAAATACCCATATCTTTGGAGTGACAGTGTTTGGAAGTTGCCTCAACCCATTTTTTGGCATACCTGCTtctggtttgcagag GCTTGTAGAGGGATCTGAGGAGCAGCACGGTGGACACAGCCAGGCCACACTACTCATCAAGGCTGTGAAGGACTGCTTTGTTGGAAGACATTTTATATTTGGGATCAAG GTAGCTGATGGCGACCGGTTGTTTAGCCCCCATTCAAGCCATCGTCCTTCCCTACTGGGCTCCAACAAAGAAGCAAGCCACTTCATCGCCAGTCAGATTACTCTCCCGTGTGCTGCGGCCCCAGGCTGTTCTGTGGTCAGTTACTACAGGAGTCTCGTTCAGCATGCAGGGGTCAACTTTGACCCCTGTGCTACATTCAGACCCCCACCATCTTCCCTGCTGCTTCTGCCCTCCACGCCCTGCAGCTTCAAcaccaccctgccctcctgcctgTGCTCCCCATCGCAGTGCCGCAACAACTCTCTCACCCCCACACCACCCTGGCAACAGTCGTTAGGGGTGGTGACCTCATCAGCggagcaggatgagggctgTAGTtttgaggaggatggaggagagctcACAGGCAGGCAAAGACACGCTCAGCGCCAGGAGCCTTCTGTTTGGCTGGACAGCGTCGGAGAGAAGGAACATTCTGAAGACAGGGTGTCACCTCCCACATCAACCTGCTGCCCTGACGAAATCCCCTGGGATGGAAACTGTTTTTGGAATGTTCTGCCATCTTACACGGCATCTCCTGAATCGCCTGTCCACAGATCGTCTgtacacaccaccaccacacacgcacagcctGCTCCACCAGTGCATGTTCACAGTGGGAATCAACCAATGAGCAACATGGTGAGGGAGTGTCTTGACAGGGTGGAGCATGTAGAGGAGAACAGCAGGTCTTTGTCAGATTCAGTGGCTTGGGAGGACATGCCCTTCTCCGAGAGCCTTGGGGAATTTGTGTGTGAAGCAGCTGGACAGTTGGACCGATTCCGTGAAAAAGAGCCAAATGTAATGACGGTAAATGGGGAAAGAAAAATCATCTCATCACATGGCTCAGATGCGAAGAAATCTTTAATTGATTCTCATGACAACACGCCGTCCTCCGCCACTTCCTGTGACGGGGCTTTGCTAGATATTACCAATACAGCTCTCGTCATCAAAAACCCTAATGTCAGCCATTCCAGTTGGCAGGCCTTCCGTGGTCTAGATCCGACAGAGAGGGTGTTTCCCGTCAGAGCTGTAAATCCAGAGCTGACTGGGGAGTGTGGGCGAGATAGTGAGCAACAGCTCGGATCACATGATGAGTACAACTGCTCAGCAGACCTTTTTCACTGTTCTCAAACAGGCACAGACGCCATCATGTCTAAGACTAATTCAGACCCAAAGGGTGGACCCGATACACTGGATTTGGATGGCAGTGTAGACAGTGCCTTGTACACATCTGAATGTTTGCACTCTCCCGACTTCATCCCGTTCTCCCAGTCTACGCCTATGGGTAAGAGAACAGCCTCTGTTGAGGTACCCTTTTATAGAGGTAGCAGCCGCACACACGCTGCAAGAACCCACATTCATAACAGACAAGAATCCAAAACAGACAGCGGTAGACACACGCCCAAAGCCCACACAAGGACACCTTGGAAGGTGGAGCCGAGACAGTTTGTGCTGGCTCAGCAGTGTCTGAGGGTACACAAAACAACACCCGGAGGAGGAGCACCAAAGAGGAGGACGAaaagtggaggagtgtgtgattCGAGTCTGAGCACGTTCGATATTGACACTGAACTCCCCCCTACATGTAAAGTCCGGCGCTCAGTTCGTCTTAGACACAAATCCAACTCAAGCTGTGAAAGAGCCCTGCAGGACAGAGCTACAGCCCATCAACAATACAG CAGAGGAAACCCCAACGGCTCTTCCTTTCTCAACATGGCACCGAAGGTGAAGAAGGAAG CGGTCCCTGCCAAGACTGAGGCCAAGTCTAAGGCCCTGAAGGCCAAAAAGGCCGTGCTAAAGGGCGTCCACAgccagaggaagaagaagatgagGACATCTCCCACCTTCCGCCGCCCCAAGACCCTGCGTCTCCGCAGGCAGCCCAAGTACCCTCGCAAGAGCGCACCTCGCAGGAACAA GCTGGACCACTATGCCATCATCAAGTTCCCCCTGACGACGGAGTCTGCCATGAAGAAGATCGAGGACAACAACACACTGGTGTTCATCGTTGACGTCAAGGCCAACAAGCACCAGATCAAACACGCCGTCAAGAAGCTGTACGACATCGATGTCGCCAAAGTCAACACACTCATCAG gccTGATGGTGAGAAGAAGGCGTACGTTCGTCTGGCTCCAGATTACGATGCGTTGGATGTTGCCAACAAG ATTGGCATCATCTAA
- the LOC124468117 gene encoding uncharacterized protein LOC124468117 isoform X3: MPVRRALVDCAVLSLQDTCVYYPSCEGCFSRINIHPTDTARCLKCGHSYPKEQVNYRYRLSLSVVKNTHIFGVTVFGSCLNPFFGIPASGLQRLVEGSEEQHGGHSQATLLIKAVKDCFVGRHFIFGIKVADGDRLFSPHSSHRPSLLGSNKEASHFIASQITLPCAAAPGCSVVSYYRSLVQHAGVNFDPCATFRPPPSSLLLLPSTPCSFNTTLPSCLCSPSQCRNNSLTPTPPWQQSLGVVTSSAEQDEGCSFEEDGGELTGRQRHAQRQEPSVWLDSVGEKEHSEDRVSPPTSTCCPDEIPWDGNCFWNVLPSYTASPESPVHRSSVHTTTTHAQPAPPVHVHSGNQPMSNMVRECLDRVEHVEENSRSLSDSVAWEDMPFSESLGEFVCEAAGQLDRFREKEPNVMTVNGERKIISSHGSDAKKSLIDSHDNTPSSATSCDGALLDITNTALVIKNPNVSHSSWQAFRGLDPTERVFPVRAVNPELTGECGRDSEQQLGSHDEYNCSADLFHCSQTGTDAIMSKTNSDPKGGPDTLDLDGSVDSALYTSECLHSPDFIPFSQSTPMGKRTASVEVPFYRGSSRTHAARTHIHNRQESKTDSGRHTPKAHTRTPWKVEPRQFVLAQQCLRVHKTTPGGGAPKRRTKSGGVCDSSLSTFDIDTELPPTCKVRRSVRLRHKSNSSCERALQDRATAHQQYRSGLKQRLIDNYVVMDRDELGCSERKGSHERTATDPGLSLLEGSLHEQSDACDLSQDLFADSF, encoded by the exons ATGCCAGTCAGGAGGGCTCTGGTAGATTGTGCAGTACTATCCCTACAAGATACATGCGTTTACTATCCATCTTGCGAAGGCTGTTTCTCTAGGATAAACATACATCCGACTGACACTGCAAG ATGCTTAAAATGTGGACACAGCTACCCGAAAGAGCAAGTTAACTACAGGTATCGACTTTCCCTGAGTGTGGTCAAAAATACCCATATCTTTGGAGTGACAGTGTTTGGAAGTTGCCTCAACCCATTTTTTGGCATACCTGCTtctggtttgcagag GCTTGTAGAGGGATCTGAGGAGCAGCACGGTGGACACAGCCAGGCCACACTACTCATCAAGGCTGTGAAGGACTGCTTTGTTGGAAGACATTTTATATTTGGGATCAAG GTAGCTGATGGCGACCGGTTGTTTAGCCCCCATTCAAGCCATCGTCCTTCCCTACTGGGCTCCAACAAAGAAGCAAGCCACTTCATCGCCAGTCAGATTACTCTCCCGTGTGCTGCGGCCCCAGGCTGTTCTGTGGTCAGTTACTACAGGAGTCTCGTTCAGCATGCAGGGGTCAACTTTGACCCCTGTGCTACATTCAGACCCCCACCATCTTCCCTGCTGCTTCTGCCCTCCACGCCCTGCAGCTTCAAcaccaccctgccctcctgcctgTGCTCCCCATCGCAGTGCCGCAACAACTCTCTCACCCCCACACCACCCTGGCAACAGTCGTTAGGGGTGGTGACCTCATCAGCggagcaggatgagggctgTAGTtttgaggaggatggaggagagctcACAGGCAGGCAAAGACACGCTCAGCGCCAGGAGCCTTCTGTTTGGCTGGACAGCGTCGGAGAGAAGGAACATTCTGAAGACAGGGTGTCACCTCCCACATCAACCTGCTGCCCTGACGAAATCCCCTGGGATGGAAACTGTTTTTGGAATGTTCTGCCATCTTACACGGCATCTCCTGAATCGCCTGTCCACAGATCGTCTgtacacaccaccaccacacacgcacagcctGCTCCACCAGTGCATGTTCACAGTGGGAATCAACCAATGAGCAACATGGTGAGGGAGTGTCTTGACAGGGTGGAGCATGTAGAGGAGAACAGCAGGTCTTTGTCAGATTCAGTGGCTTGGGAGGACATGCCCTTCTCCGAGAGCCTTGGGGAATTTGTGTGTGAAGCAGCTGGACAGTTGGACCGATTCCGTGAAAAAGAGCCAAATGTAATGACGGTAAATGGGGAAAGAAAAATCATCTCATCACATGGCTCAGATGCGAAGAAATCTTTAATTGATTCTCATGACAACACGCCGTCCTCCGCCACTTCCTGTGACGGGGCTTTGCTAGATATTACCAATACAGCTCTCGTCATCAAAAACCCTAATGTCAGCCATTCCAGTTGGCAGGCCTTCCGTGGTCTAGATCCGACAGAGAGGGTGTTTCCCGTCAGAGCTGTAAATCCAGAGCTGACTGGGGAGTGTGGGCGAGATAGTGAGCAACAGCTCGGATCACATGATGAGTACAACTGCTCAGCAGACCTTTTTCACTGTTCTCAAACAGGCACAGACGCCATCATGTCTAAGACTAATTCAGACCCAAAGGGTGGACCCGATACACTGGATTTGGATGGCAGTGTAGACAGTGCCTTGTACACATCTGAATGTTTGCACTCTCCCGACTTCATCCCGTTCTCCCAGTCTACGCCTATGGGTAAGAGAACAGCCTCTGTTGAGGTACCCTTTTATAGAGGTAGCAGCCGCACACACGCTGCAAGAACCCACATTCATAACAGACAAGAATCCAAAACAGACAGCGGTAGACACACGCCCAAAGCCCACACAAGGACACCTTGGAAGGTGGAGCCGAGACAGTTTGTGCTGGCTCAGCAGTGTCTGAGGGTACACAAAACAACACCCGGAGGAGGAGCACCAAAGAGGAGGACGAaaagtggaggagtgtgtgattCGAGTCTGAGCACGTTCGATATTGACACTGAACTCCCCCCTACATGTAAAGTCCGGCGCTCAGTTCGTCTTAGACACAAATCCAACTCAAGCTGTGAAAGAGCCCTGCAGGACAGAGCTACAGCCCATCAACAATACAGGTCAGGACTGAAACAAAGGCTGATAGACAACTATGTTGTCATGGACCGTGATGAACTAGGTTGCAGTGAAAGGAAGGGATCTCATGAAAGGACTGCTACAGACCCTGGCTTGTCTCTATTAGAGGGTTCACTGCATGAGCAGAGTGATGCATGTGATTTGTCCCAAGACCTGTTTGCTGACTCTTTTTAA
- the LOC124468117 gene encoding uncharacterized protein LOC124468117 isoform X2 codes for MPVRRALVDCAVLSLQDTCVYYPSCEGCFSRINIHPTDTARCLKCGHSYPKEQVNYRLVEGSEEQHGGHSQATLLIKAVKDCFVGRHFIFGIKVADGDRLFSPHSSHRPSLLGSNKEASHFIASQITLPCAAAPGCSVVSYYRSLVQHAGVNFDPCATFRPPPSSLLLLPSTPCSFNTTLPSCLCSPSQCRNNSLTPTPPWQQSLGVVTSSAEQDEGCSFEEDGGELTGRQRHAQRQEPSVWLDSVGEKEHSEDRVSPPTSTCCPDEIPWDGNCFWNVLPSYTASPESPVHRSSVHTTTTHAQPAPPVHVHSGNQPMSNMVRECLDRVEHVEENSRSLSDSVAWEDMPFSESLGEFVCEAAGQLDRFREKEPNVMTVNGERKIISSHGSDAKKSLIDSHDNTPSSATSCDGALLDITNTALVIKNPNVSHSSWQAFRGLDPTERVFPVRAVNPELTGECGRDSEQQLGSHDEYNCSADLFHCSQTGTDAIMSKTNSDPKGGPDTLDLDGSVDSALYTSECLHSPDFIPFSQSTPMGKRTASVEVPFYRGSSRTHAARTHIHNRQESKTDSGRHTPKAHTRTPWKVEPRQFVLAQQCLRVHKTTPGGGAPKRRTKSGGVCDSSLSTFDIDTELPPTCKVRRSVRLRHKSNSSCERALQDRATAHQQYSRGNPNGSSFLNMAPKVKKEAVPAKTEAKSKALKAKKAVLKGVHSQRKKKMRTSPTFRRPKTLRLRRQPKYPRKSAPRRNKLDHYAIIKFPLTTESAMKKIEDNNTLVFIVDVKANKHQIKHAVKKLYDIDVAKVNTLIRPDGEKKAYVRLAPDYDALDVANKIGII; via the exons ATGCCAGTCAGGAGGGCTCTGGTAGATTGTGCAGTACTATCCCTACAAGATACATGCGTTTACTATCCATCTTGCGAAGGCTGTTTCTCTAGGATAAACATACATCCGACTGACACTGCAAG ATGCTTAAAATGTGGACACAGCTACCCGAAAGAGCAAGTTAACTACAG GCTTGTAGAGGGATCTGAGGAGCAGCACGGTGGACACAGCCAGGCCACACTACTCATCAAGGCTGTGAAGGACTGCTTTGTTGGAAGACATTTTATATTTGGGATCAAG GTAGCTGATGGCGACCGGTTGTTTAGCCCCCATTCAAGCCATCGTCCTTCCCTACTGGGCTCCAACAAAGAAGCAAGCCACTTCATCGCCAGTCAGATTACTCTCCCGTGTGCTGCGGCCCCAGGCTGTTCTGTGGTCAGTTACTACAGGAGTCTCGTTCAGCATGCAGGGGTCAACTTTGACCCCTGTGCTACATTCAGACCCCCACCATCTTCCCTGCTGCTTCTGCCCTCCACGCCCTGCAGCTTCAAcaccaccctgccctcctgcctgTGCTCCCCATCGCAGTGCCGCAACAACTCTCTCACCCCCACACCACCCTGGCAACAGTCGTTAGGGGTGGTGACCTCATCAGCggagcaggatgagggctgTAGTtttgaggaggatggaggagagctcACAGGCAGGCAAAGACACGCTCAGCGCCAGGAGCCTTCTGTTTGGCTGGACAGCGTCGGAGAGAAGGAACATTCTGAAGACAGGGTGTCACCTCCCACATCAACCTGCTGCCCTGACGAAATCCCCTGGGATGGAAACTGTTTTTGGAATGTTCTGCCATCTTACACGGCATCTCCTGAATCGCCTGTCCACAGATCGTCTgtacacaccaccaccacacacgcacagcctGCTCCACCAGTGCATGTTCACAGTGGGAATCAACCAATGAGCAACATGGTGAGGGAGTGTCTTGACAGGGTGGAGCATGTAGAGGAGAACAGCAGGTCTTTGTCAGATTCAGTGGCTTGGGAGGACATGCCCTTCTCCGAGAGCCTTGGGGAATTTGTGTGTGAAGCAGCTGGACAGTTGGACCGATTCCGTGAAAAAGAGCCAAATGTAATGACGGTAAATGGGGAAAGAAAAATCATCTCATCACATGGCTCAGATGCGAAGAAATCTTTAATTGATTCTCATGACAACACGCCGTCCTCCGCCACTTCCTGTGACGGGGCTTTGCTAGATATTACCAATACAGCTCTCGTCATCAAAAACCCTAATGTCAGCCATTCCAGTTGGCAGGCCTTCCGTGGTCTAGATCCGACAGAGAGGGTGTTTCCCGTCAGAGCTGTAAATCCAGAGCTGACTGGGGAGTGTGGGCGAGATAGTGAGCAACAGCTCGGATCACATGATGAGTACAACTGCTCAGCAGACCTTTTTCACTGTTCTCAAACAGGCACAGACGCCATCATGTCTAAGACTAATTCAGACCCAAAGGGTGGACCCGATACACTGGATTTGGATGGCAGTGTAGACAGTGCCTTGTACACATCTGAATGTTTGCACTCTCCCGACTTCATCCCGTTCTCCCAGTCTACGCCTATGGGTAAGAGAACAGCCTCTGTTGAGGTACCCTTTTATAGAGGTAGCAGCCGCACACACGCTGCAAGAACCCACATTCATAACAGACAAGAATCCAAAACAGACAGCGGTAGACACACGCCCAAAGCCCACACAAGGACACCTTGGAAGGTGGAGCCGAGACAGTTTGTGCTGGCTCAGCAGTGTCTGAGGGTACACAAAACAACACCCGGAGGAGGAGCACCAAAGAGGAGGACGAaaagtggaggagtgtgtgattCGAGTCTGAGCACGTTCGATATTGACACTGAACTCCCCCCTACATGTAAAGTCCGGCGCTCAGTTCGTCTTAGACACAAATCCAACTCAAGCTGTGAAAGAGCCCTGCAGGACAGAGCTACAGCCCATCAACAATACAG CAGAGGAAACCCCAACGGCTCTTCCTTTCTCAACATGGCACCGAAGGTGAAGAAGGAAG CGGTCCCTGCCAAGACTGAGGCCAAGTCTAAGGCCCTGAAGGCCAAAAAGGCCGTGCTAAAGGGCGTCCACAgccagaggaagaagaagatgagGACATCTCCCACCTTCCGCCGCCCCAAGACCCTGCGTCTCCGCAGGCAGCCCAAGTACCCTCGCAAGAGCGCACCTCGCAGGAACAA GCTGGACCACTATGCCATCATCAAGTTCCCCCTGACGACGGAGTCTGCCATGAAGAAGATCGAGGACAACAACACACTGGTGTTCATCGTTGACGTCAAGGCCAACAAGCACCAGATCAAACACGCCGTCAAGAAGCTGTACGACATCGATGTCGCCAAAGTCAACACACTCATCAG gccTGATGGTGAGAAGAAGGCGTACGTTCGTCTGGCTCCAGATTACGATGCGTTGGATGTTGCCAACAAG ATTGGCATCATCTAA